The Xiphophorus hellerii strain 12219 chromosome 5, Xiphophorus_hellerii-4.1, whole genome shotgun sequence genome window below encodes:
- the LOC116720200 gene encoding sterile alpha motif domain-containing protein 9-like, which translates to MDPERKQSSSPSLSMMTDQSKEDVVNFTVDERNSQSSVVDEMKMRPSNPSAPSLKSYRSRSPPPDFSNAIPSVSILSVGEMQSKPEENNFTLPPLIEDWTKDQVKDWLVNKLRVSKELSQKLYDQELSGACLASYEKEDLLELGVPPAPAIQILRQIKKFKKQSEAFAPATPAPERELNQRDNAEMSQELDESAENETVSSDSGIQSLSSSVWMLQMARDRIRAVINQNTAERQFVIHTPDNLEAPQRQRPVCQIRPFDKSNSSIFYKENDILPPMAGPSNLIEPVHEYHLLPNVNEASEREILYEFTREVFSFAASCMNSRTNGTIHFGVNVQQAQQHGQVVGQTITSLNKYNEAFESSLGDFFEEKYVNVARLCIRPPNFIQVLHENGTASDKWVIEVDVVPAISQTQDYLFYTELGITSAGEKHQCKTLCLFVREGPRSVNIFADTNPRVGQEKLKDLTEKVKNLVSVRKAAEENKERCFPQSYQGQRLKQLMTRGRHVLESSLQVIVVTDKCHPDQLEHMDFLKEISLFAVLEFDPESDLNGTCHFYRIDRIANLHFPHMYTAQDSLPTLIGKLNLFKQTSWIFCNGRLNEESEEDMPLTPSEWLKRRSGDISKMIGFLCSPDIISKDKLLVTFVLHSAVTDMSHPILETFCAIYRTLEGADNMVCICRDSGVFSDWKKLIESRCKEDISSKCIYELSLNEISSTVKQLKEPQTQSSQRYLPSTGSSSVLLTKKADELFTVLDILSENECENTEIEKSDSFDEFNKKVEENFYRGGQVRWWNFHLSEQRGSLPFIKRDKYNELYDLITPVEGYRSSCVMINLFHPPGCGGTTLAMHVLWNLRRKFRCAVVKNNRATNNEIAAQVINLLTYGKQDQPGYTPVLLLVDNWEDVEDLKQCIVHVSGERTQQNTFMVIILNCERTQFPDESSRSSYVPNIFITNKLSTKEQGLFSEKLQQLKTYHEKPETFYAFMIMTNNFSEAYITNIVSNSLKALDATSRQGRLLSFLALLNTFVNGSYMSLSLCEELLGIRNSLWKQETIDDSMTPYSTLLITFSVEEHGFYQAVRFLHPMIASNCLQILEQKHKLSLAEVTINILHCEKVYKSYMGKDFLVQNIQSMLISRHRKEQGDDKDTQFSPLIEKIHDKEGPEKVKELFEKAIGRFDRSATLPQALARYFCLREKDFQAALKWALDARSKNSNSYIADTVGQVYKSQLKKKIEDSEPLTAEALNECLILGSKAAKAFQESQELAKKDETIDPFDLHNRKRPKSYNTSGYVGETEVMMILLDLIKELPLSQSRDRYQTDILLQILKGHHTIRDFHFDHSNAATAQFVDVLAYHERFLISLKPRLKEIFSFFENYFTYLRPRSQERVTADDRNKKKLSEHFKQYLKIFSSSEQEKASEKARNPNLSLLQEIQDQRFYLETKRADSFAGLLQCLSDKSGAEMERIFKKWKFIFEKSPKRSVSDTVNFILINIVMHSIKPSSKELKKYEELVDLLNEELQKEGTHSNSTEMYYLSMLLMWPTKDRKLESLSTYKDIATYFRSAKKSFHRRFSHMFPVRTAVAHFFLGKSTRLNRIVSKVVLDQILRERSCSDQSGQSCTLNHLWQSGAAWNQPQVKKELLRVKGISESGEISVNYGGNLKIPVRPAYLGDIRSGCSREQISFYLGFTMEGPVAYNIKYLTAQ; encoded by the exons ATGGATCCTGAGAGGAAGCAGAGTTCTTCTCCGTCCCTTTCTATGATGACTGACCAATCCAAAGAGGACGTTGTGAACTTCACTGTGGATGAAAG GAATTCTCAGAGCTCTGTGGTGGACGAAATGAAAATGAGGCCCTCAAACCCATCGGCTCCATCTCTAAAGAGCTACAGGTCTAGATCCCCTCCACCAGATTTCAG TAATGCCATTCCATCTGTAAGCATTCTCTCTGTTGGTGAGATGCAGTCAAAACCA GAGGAAAATAACTTCACACTTCCACCACTGATTGAAGACTGGACTAAGGATCAAGTGAAAGACTGGCTGGTCAACAAACTGAGAGTGTCAAAAGAACTTTCCCAAAAACTTTATGACCAGGAGCTTTCTGGAGCTTGCCTGGCCTCTTATGAAAAAGAAGACTTGCTTGAACTAGGTGTTCCACCAGCACCAGCAATACAAATCTTAAGACAGATTAAGAAGTTTAAGAAGCAATCAGAAGCATTTGCACCAGCCACTCCAGCACCAGAGAGAGAACTCAACCAAAGGGACAATGCAGAGATGTCACAAGAGCTGGATGAATCAGCAGAAAATGAGACGGTGTCATCAGATTCAGGAATCCAAAGTCTAAGCTCTTCAGTTTGGATGCTACAGATGGCAAGAGACAGAATAAGAGCTGTGATAAATCAGAATACAGCTGAAAGACAATTTGTTATTCATACTCCTGACAACTTAGAAGCTCCACAACGACAGAGGCCAGTATGTCAGATTCGGCCCTTTGATAAAAGTAACTCTTCAATCTTCTACAAGGAAAATGACATTCTTCCACCAATGGCAGGTCCAAGTAATCTCATTGAGCCTGTTCATGAGTACCACCTCCTGCCAAATGTAAATGAAGCAAGTGAAAGGGAGATCCTTTATGAATTCACTAGAGAAGTATTTAGTTTTGCTGCCAGCTGCATGAATTCACGAACCAATGGAACAATACATTTTGGAGTCAATGTACAACAAGCGCAACAACATGGTCAAGTAGTTGGGCAAACGATCACTTCTCTCAACAAGTACAATGAGGCATTTGAATCATCTCTGGGGGACTTTTTTGAAGAAAAGTATGTGAATGTTGCCCGATTGTGTATCAGGCCACCAAACTTTATACAAGTTCTCCATGAAAATGGAACAGCTTCAGATAAGTGGGTGATCGAGGTTGATGTGGTTCCAGCGATTTCACAGACACAGGATTATCTTTTCTATACTGAACTGGGCATTACATCAGCTGGGGAAAAACATCAGTGCAAAACTCTGTGCCTATTTGTTAGGGAAGGTCCACGGTCAGTCAACATTTTCGCAGATACTAATCCACGAGTTGGTCAAGAGAAACTGAAAGATCTGACTGAAAAAGTCAAGAACTTGGTGTCAGTACGCAAGgcagcagaggaaaacaaagaaagatgtTTCCCACAAAGCTACCAGGGACAAAGGTTAAAGCAGCTGATGACACGTGGAAGACACGTTCTTGAGAGTTCCCTGCAGGTTATTGTAGTTACTGACAAATGTCACCCAGACCAGCTTGAGCATATGGACTTTCTAAAAGAAATATCTCTGTTTGCTGTACTAGAGTTTGACCCAGAGTCTGATTTAAATGGAACATGCCATTTTTACAGAATAGATCGTATTGCTAATCTGCACTTCCCACATATGTACACCGCTCAGGATAGTTTACCCACACTCATTGGAAAGCTTAACTTGTTTAAGCAAACAAGTTGGATTTTCTGCAATGGCAGATTGAATGAGGAGAGTGAAGAAGACATGCCACTAACACCCAGTGAATGGCTCAAGAGACGTTCAGGAGACATCAGCAAAATGATTGGTTTTCTTTGCAGTCCAGATATAATTTCAAAGGACAAACTTCTGGTCAcctttgttcttcattcagctGTCACTGATATGTCGCACCCTATTTTGGAAACATTCTGTGCCATCTATCGCACCCTGGAGGGGGCTGACAACATGGTGTGCATCTGCAGAGATTCTGGAGTATTCAGTGACTGGAAGAAGCTGATAGAGTCACGTTGTAAGGAAGACATCTCCAGTAAATGCATCTATGAACTGAGCCTGAATGAAATATCCAGTACAGTAAAACAACTCAAAGAGCCCCAAACACAGTCTTCCCAGAGATATCTGCCATCCACAGGCTCAAGCTCAGtgctgttgacaaaaaaagctGATGAACTTTTCacagttttggacattttgagtgaaaatgagtgtgaaaacacagaaattgaAAAGTCAGATTCCTTTGATGAGTTTAATAAGAAAGTAGAGGAGAACTTTTATAGAGGGGGTCAAGTAAGATGGTGGAACTTTCATCTCTCTGAACAGAGAGGCAGTCTGCCGTTCATCAAGAGAGACAAATACAATGAGTTGTATGACCTGATCACACCTGTCGAAGGTTACAGATCTTCATGTGTCATGATCAACCTCTTCCATCCCCCAGGATGTGGGGGAACAACCCTTGCAATGCATGTTCTTTGGAACTTAAGGAGGAAATTCAGATGCGCAGTTGTGAAAAACAACAGGGCAACAAATAACGAGATTGCAGCTCAAGTCATAAACCTGCTCACATATGGAAAACAAGATCAGCCAGGATACACACCTGTCCTCCTCTTAGTGGACAACTGGGAGGATGTTGAGGACCTTAAGCAGTGCATTGTTCATGTTTCTGGAGAAAGGACACAGCAGAACACATTCATGGTTATCATACTGAACTGTGAGAGAACACAGTTTCCTGATGAGAGTTCCAGAAGTAGTTATGTTCCCAACATATTCATAACCAACAAGTTGTCAACCAAAGAGCAGGGATTGTTTTCTGAGAAACTTCAGCAGCTGAAAACTTACCATGAAAAGCCTGAAACCTTTTATGCTTTTATGATCATGACAAATAATTTCAGCGAGGCTTACATCACAAACATTGTGAGCAACAGTCTTAAAGCTCTTGATGCAACCAGTCGACAAGGGAGGCTCCTCTCCTTTCTGGCTTTGTTGAACACTTTTGTGAATGGATCCTACATGTCACTCTCTTTGTGTGAAGAGTTACTTGGTATAAGGAATTCCCTttggaaacaagaaacaattgATGATTCAATGACTCCATATTCCACGCTGCTTATAACATTCAGTGTTGAAGAACACGGCTTCTATCAAGCGGTCCGGTTCTTACACCCAATGATAGCCAGCAACTGTCTACAGATCcttgaacaaaaacacaaactatccTTGGCAGAAGTAACTATTAACATTTTACACTGTGAAAAAGTCTATAAATCCTACATGGGAAAGGATTTCCTGGTTCAGAACATTCAAAGCATGCTCATTTCCCGACACAGGAAAGAACAAGGGGATGACAAAGACACACAGTTTTCTcctttaattgaaaaaatacaTGACAAGGAAGGACCAGAAAAAGTCAAAGAGCTTTTTGAGAAAGCCATAGGAAGGTTTGACAGAAGTGCAACTCTGCCACAGGCACTGGCAAGATATTTCTGTCTGAGAGAAAAAGACTTCCAGGCTGCCCTAAAATGGGCTTTAGATGCACGAAGTAAAAATTCTAATTCCTACATTGCAGACACAGTAGGACAAGTTTACAAGAGCCAactcaaaaagaaaattgaagatTCAGAGCCTCTCACTGCTGAAGCTCTTAATGAATGTTTGATACTGGGCTCCAAAGCTGCAAAAGCCTTCCAAGAGTCACAGGAGCTGGCCAAGAAAGATGAAACTATAGACCCATTTGATCTTCACAACAGAAAGAGGCCAAAGTCCTACAACACATCAGGTTATGTTGGAGAGACAGAAGTTATGATGATCCTTCTTGACCTCATCAAAGAACTTCCTCTTTCTCAGAGCAGAGACAGATATCAAACAGATATACTATTACAGATTCTCAAAGGCCACCACACAATAAgagattttcattttgatcacAGCAACGCTGCCACTGCCCAGTTTGTGGATGTCCTGGCATACCATGAGAGATTTTTGATCTCTTTGAAGCCAAGGTTGAAGgaaattttcagcttttttgagAACTATTTCACATATCTGAGACCTAGGTCACAGGAAAGGGTAACTGCTGAtgatagaaacaaaaaaaagttatcaGAGCATTTCAAACAATACCTGAAAATATTCAGTAGTTCAGAGCAAGAGAAAGCATCTGAAAAAGCCAGAAACCCAAATCTGAGTCTACTCCAGGAGATACAGGACCAGAGGTTTTACCTGGAAACAAAGCGAGCAGACTCATTTGCTGGACTGTTGCAGTGCTTGAGTGATAAAAGTGGTGCAGAGATGGAACGTATCTTCAAAAAGTGGAAGTTTATCTTTGAGAAATCACCTAAACGATCAGTGTCAGACACAGTCAACTTCATCTTGATAAACATAGTGATGCACAGCATCAAGCCATCTTCAAAGGAACTAAAAAAATATGAGGAGTTGGTTGACCTTCTGAATGAGGAACTACAAAAAGAGGGTACTCACTCAAATTCAACAGAGATGTACTACCTGTCCATGCTACTCATGTGGCCTACTAAGGATAGAAAACTGGAAAGTTTGTCAACATACAAAGATATCGCCACATATTTCAGATCAGCCAAGAAATCATTTCACAGACGTTTTTCTCACATGTTCCCAGTCCGTACTGCCGTTGCTCATTTCTTTCTTGGCAAATCTACTAGACTGAACAGGATAGTTTCTAAAGTGGTGCTTGATCAGATTTTAAGGGAAAGGTCTTGCAGTGATCAGAGTGGCCAGTCTTGTACACTGAACCATCTTTGGCAGAGCGGAGCTGCTTGGAATCAACCACAGGTAAAAAAAGAGCTGTTAAGAGTGAAAGGAATTTCTGAAAGTGGAGAAATATCCGTGAATTATGGAGGCAACCTAAAAATTCCTGTCCGCCCAGCGTATCTGGGAGACATCCGCAGCGGATGCAGTCGGGAGCAAATATCCTTCTATCTTGGATTCACAATGGAAGGTCCTGTAGCCTACAACATTAAATATCTCACTGCTCAGTAA